The following proteins are encoded in a genomic region of Rattus rattus isolate New Zealand chromosome 2, Rrattus_CSIRO_v1, whole genome shotgun sequence:
- the LOC116894673 gene encoding trace amine-associated receptor 7c-like, with the protein MATDDDSFPWDQDSILSRDLLSASSPQLCYENLNRSCVRSPYSPGPRLILYAVFGFGAVLAVCGNLLVMTSILHFRQLHSPANFLVASLACADFLVGMTVMPFSTVRSVEGCWYFGDTYCKLHTCFDVSFCSSSLFHLCFISVDRYIAVSDPLIYPTRFTASVSGKCITFSWLLPIIYSFSLLYTGANEAGLEDLVSALTCVGGCQLAVNQSWVFINFLLFLVPALVMMTVYSKIFLIAKQQAQNIEKMSKQTARASDSYKDRVAKRERKAAKTLGIAVAAFLLSWLPYFIDSIIDAFLGFITPTYVYEILVWIAYYNSAMNPLIYAFFYPWFRKAIKLIVTGKILRENSSTTNLFPE; encoded by the coding sequence ATGGCTACAGATGATGACAGTTTTCCCTGGGATCAGGACAGCATCCTGAGCAGAGATCTGCTCTCAGCCTCATCTCCCCAGCTGTGCTATGAGAACCTGAACAGATCCTGTGTCAGGAGCCCATACTCCCCAGGCCCTCGCCTCATCCTCTATGCAGTCTTTGGCTTTGGGGCTGTGCTGGCTGTGTGTGGAAACCTCCTGGTGATGACATCAATTCTTCACTTCAGGCAGCTGCACTCTCCTGCCAACTTTCTGGTGGCCTCCCTGGCCTGTGCTGACTTCTTGGTGGGTATGACTGTGATGCCCTTCAGTACTGTGAGGTCTGTGGAGGGCTGCTGGTACTTTGGGGACACTTACTGTAAACTACACACTTGTTTTGATGTCTCTTTCTGTagttcttctctcttccacttgTGCTTCATCTCTGTTGATAGATACATTGCAGTCAGTGACCCACTGATCTACCCCACCAGGTTCACTGCATCTGTTTCTGGCAAGTGCATCACCTTCTCCTGGCTCCTGCCCATCATCTACAGCTTTTCCCTCCTTTACACAGGGGCCAATGAAGCTGGGCTGGAGGATCTAGTGAGTGCCCTCACCTGTGTGGGTGGCTGCCAACTTGCAGTGAATCAAAGCTGGGTCTTCATCAATTTCCTATTATTTCTTGTCCCCGCGCTTGTGATGATGACTGTCTACTCTAAGATCTTCCTCATTGCAAAGCAGCAGGCTCAGAACATCGAGAAGATGAGCAAACAGACTGCCAGGGCATCTGACAGCTACAAGGACAGGGTGgccaagagggagaggaaagctgCCAAAACCCTGGGCATCGCAGTGGCTGCCTTCCTCCTCTCATGGCTGCCGTACTTCATTGACTCCATCATTGATGCCTTCCTGGGGTTCATCACACCCACGTATGTGTATGAAATCCTAGTTTGGATAGCTTACTATAACTCGGCCATGAACCCTTTgatttatgctttcttttatccttgGTTTCGAAAAGCCATCAAACTCATTGTCACTGGCAAAATCTTGAGGGAGAATTCCTCAACTACCAACCTGTTTCCTGAGTAG
- the LOC116894674 gene encoding trace amine-associated receptor 7g, with translation MTVDDESFPWNQDSILSRDLLSDLSPQLCYENLNRSCVRSPYSPGSRLILYAVFGFGAVLAVCGNLLVMTSILHFRQLHSPANFLVASLACADFLVGLTVMPFSMMRSVEGCWYFGDSYCKLHSCFDISFCSSSLFHLCFISVDRYIAVSDPLIYPTRFTASVSGKCITFSWLLSIIYGFSLIYTGASEAGLEDLVSALTCVGGCQVAVNQSWVFINFLFFLVPALVMMTVYSKIFLIAKQQAQNIEKMGKPTARASDSYKDRVTKRERKAAKTLGIAVAAFLLSWLPYFIDSIIDAFLGFITPTYVYEILVWIAYYNSAMNPLIYAFFYPWFRKTIKLIVTGKILKENSSNINLFPE, from the coding sequence ATGACTGTAGATGATGAGAGTTTTCCCTGGAATCAGGACAGCATCCTGAGCAGAGATCTGCTCTCAGACTTGTCGCCCCAGCTGTGCTACGAGAACTTGAACAGATCCTGTGTCAGGAGCCCATACTCCCCAGGCTCTCGCCTCATCCTCTATGCAGTCTTTGGCTTTGGGGCTGTGCTGGCTGTGTGTGGAAACCTCCTGGTGATGACATCAATTCTTCATTTCAGGCAGCTGCACTCTCCTGCCAACTTTCTGGTGGCCTCCCTGGCCTGTGCTGACTTCTTGGTGGGTCTGACTGTGATGCCTTTCAGCATGATGAGGTCTGTGGAGGGCTGCTGGTACTTTGGGGACAGTTACTGTAAATTACACAGTtgttttgatatttctttctgtagttcttctctcttccacttgTGCTTCATCTCTGTTGATAGATACATTGCAGTCAGTGACCCCCTGATTTACCCCACCAGGTTCACTGCATCTGTTTCTGGCAAATGCATCACCTTTTCCTGGCTCCTGTCCATCATCTATGGCTTTTCCCTCATTTACACAGGAGCAAGTGAAGCTGGGCTGGAGGATCTAGTGAGTGCCCTTACTTGTGTGGGCGGCTGTCAAGTTGCAGTGAATCAAAGCTGGGTCTTCATcaatttcctattttttcttgTCCCTGCCCTTGTGATGATGACTGTCTACTCTAAGATCTTCCTCATTGCAAAGCAGCAGGCTCAGAACATCGAGAAGATGGGCAAGCCGACTGCCAGGGCATCTGACAGCTACAAGGACAGAGTGaccaagagggagaggaaggcagccAAAACCCTGGGCATCGCAGTGGCTGCCTTCCTCCTTTCATGGCTGCCATACTTCATTGACTCCATCATTGACGCCTTCCTGGGGTTCATCACGCCCACGTATGTGTATGAAATCCTAGTTTGGATAGCTTACTATAACTCGGCCATGAACCCTTTGATTTATGCTTTCTTCTATCCTTGGTTTCGAAAAACCATCAAACTCATTGTCACTGGCAAAATCTTGAAAGAGAATTCCTCAAACATCAATTTGTTCCCTGAGTAG
- the LOC116894675 gene encoding trace amine-associated receptor 7b-like: MATDDESFPWDQDSILSRDLLSALSPQLCYENLNRSCVRSPYSAGPRLILYAVFGFGAVLAVCGNLLVMTSILHFRQLHSPANFLVASLACADFLVGLTVMPFSMVRSVEGCWYFGDIYCKFHSSFDGSFCSSSIFHLCFISVDRYIAVSDPLIYPTRFTVSVSGKCITFSWVLSIIYGFSLIYTGASEAGLEDLVSALTCVGGCQVAVNQNWVFINFLLFLVPALVMMTVYSKIFLIAKQQAQNMEKMSKQTTRASESYKDRVAKRERKAAKTLGIAVAAFLLSWLPYFIDSIIDAFLGFITPSYVYEILVWIVYYNSAMNPLIYAFFYPWFRKAIKLIVTGKILRQNSSTTNLFPE; this comes from the coding sequence ATGGCTACAGATGATGAGAGTTTTCCCTGGGATCAGGACAGCATCCTGAGCAGAGATCTGCTCTCAGCCTTGTCTCCCCAGCTGTGCTATGAGAACCTGAACAGATCCTGCGTCAGGAGCCCATACTCCGCAGGCCCTCGCCTCATCCTCTATGCAGTCTTTGGCTTTGGGGCTGTGCTGGCTGTGTGTGGAAACCTCCTGGTGATGACATCAATTCTTCATTTCAGGCAGCTGCACTCTCCTGCCAACTTTCTGGTGGCCTCCCTGGCCTGTGCTGACTTCTTGGTGGGTCTGACTGTGATGCCTTTCAGCATGGTGAGGTCTGTGGAGGGCTGCTGGTACTTTGGGGACATTTATTGTaaattccattcttcttttgatgGGTCATTCTGCTCTTCTTCTATCTTCCACTTGTGTTTCATCTCTGTTGATAGATACATTGCAGTCAGTGACCCCCTGATCTACCCCACCAGGTTCACTGTATCTGTTTCTGGCAAGTGCATCACCTTCTCCTGGGTCCTGTCCATCATCTATGGCTTCTCCCTCATTTACACAGGAGCAAGTGAAGCTGGACTGGAGGATCTAGTGAGTGCCCTTACTTGTGTGGGCGGCTGTCAAGTTGCAGTGAATCAAAACTGGGTCTTCATCAATTTCCTATTATTTCTTGTCCCTGCCCTTGTGATGATGACTGTCTACTCTAAGATTTTCCTCATTGCAAAGCAGCAGGCTCAGAACATGGAGAAGATGAGCAAACAGACCACCAGGGCCTCTGAAAGCTACAAGGACAGGGTGgccaagagagagaggaaagcagcCAAAACCCTGGGCATCGCAGTggctgcctttctcctttcatgGCTGCCGTACTTCATTGACTCCATCATTGATGCCTTCCTTGGGTTCATCACACCCTCTTATGTGTATGAAATCCTAGTTTGGATAGTTTACTATAACTCGGCCATGAACCCTTtgatatatgctttcttttatccttgGTTTCGAAAAGCCATCAAACTTATTGTCACTGGCAAAATCTTGAGGCAGAATTCCTCAACCACCAACCTGTTTCCTGAGTAG